DNA sequence from the Nodosilinea sp. FACHB-141 genome:
ACGGTGCTGCTGCTCAGCAAGCGCCCCACCCGTCTGGTAGAAATGGTCTCGTTCACCGCTCCGCGCCCCCGCACCCTCGACACCCTATCGTCGCCAGAGTTCATTGAGACCAGCCGCCACTGTTTAGATATCTTTCGCCAGGAGATGCGCAAATGACTGCTACCCTCTCAAAGCCCCAGCGCCGTGCTGCGGGCCGCCCATTTCTGCAAAACCTGGATCGATTGTTGCCCCTGGTGGGGGTGGGGGTGATGTTTGGCCTCTGGTGGCTAATCGCTGTGTCGGGCTGGGTCAACCCGGTGCTGCTGCCCACCCCCTGGGCCACCCTCGGCACCCTCGTCACCGCCATGACCACCGGGGATATGTTCACCGACTTTTTTGCCAGCGTGGTGCGCACCTTTAGCGCCTTTGCGCTGGCGGCGGTAGTGGGCGTACCCCTGGGGGTGCTGCTGGGCAGTTCGGAAAAGCTCTATCGCAGCGTCGAATTTTTGATCGACTTCTTTCGCTCGACCCCGGCCAGCGCCTTAATTCCCATGTTCATCCTCTTCTTTGGGGTGAGCGATTTTTCGAAGGTGATTATTGCTGCCTTTAGCGCCCTGCTGCTGATTGTGTTTAACAGTGCCTACGGGGTGCTCAATGCCCGTCAGTCGCGCATTTTGGCGGCCAAGGTGATGGGGGCCAACCGTTGGCAGGTATTCAAAGACGTGCTGGTGATGGAGAGCCTGCCGCAGACCTTTATCGGCCTGCGCAGCGGCATCAGCATCGCCCTGGTGATTGTGATCGTGGCGGAGATGTTTATCGGTACAGAACTGGGGTTGGGTAAACGGATTATCGACGCTCAGCAAGTGCTGAATGTGCAGGATATGTACGCATCGATTTTGATTACTGGGCTGCTGGGCTACGCGCTGAACGTGCTGTTTTTGCTAGGCGAAAAGCGCGTGATTCACTGGAGCGGCAAGTAGAAAGACTGGATGGGCGATCGCGGCTAGTGTTTGTGAGCAGGTCCATCTGGGGATACTAGCGGTGACATGGAAAGAGGTTTGAGAGGCCAGGACAACCCTGGCCTTTTTTTGTGGATTTACTCTAGGGGTAGCTGCACCGTTACGCCGGTGCCCTCGCCCTCGACGCTGTCGATGTGCCAGGTGCCTCGGTG
Encoded proteins:
- a CDS encoding ABC transporter permease; translated protein: MTATLSKPQRRAAGRPFLQNLDRLLPLVGVGVMFGLWWLIAVSGWVNPVLLPTPWATLGTLVTAMTTGDMFTDFFASVVRTFSAFALAAVVGVPLGVLLGSSEKLYRSVEFLIDFFRSTPASALIPMFILFFGVSDFSKVIIAAFSALLLIVFNSAYGVLNARQSRILAAKVMGANRWQVFKDVLVMESLPQTFIGLRSGISIALVIVIVAEMFIGTELGLGKRIIDAQQVLNVQDMYASILITGLLGYALNVLFLLGEKRVIHWSGK